The following proteins come from a genomic window of Trifolium pratense cultivar HEN17-A07 linkage group LG4, ARS_RC_1.1, whole genome shotgun sequence:
- the LOC123919898 gene encoding F-box/FBD/LRR-repeat protein At5g56420-like, with product MMMHSHVPVRIFCNAEFLRVDEFWDVDIPTFPNLIHMELSLRSNDQWKSVFDILNHCPQLQTFVIENVFWSTDTGSGIWPDTHVVVPECFSSQLRKCVFIDFTGRECEMRFVKFVMQNSTLLRTMAIFSKPDLIHEETHEMLKELASCPRSSAACELLFM from the exons ATGATGATGCATTCTCATGTTCCTGTGAGAATTTTCTGTAATGCAGAGTTTCTACGCGTAGATGAG TTCTGGGATGTAGACATTCCTACATTTCCCAATTTAATTCACATGGAGCTTAGCTTAAGATCCAATGATCAATGGAAATCGGTGTTTGATATACTCAATCATTGCCCTCAACTCCAAACTTTTGTCATTGAAAACGTATTTTGGTCTACTGACACTGGGAGTGGGATTTGGCCAGACACGCATGTTGTTGTTCCCGAATGCTTCTCTTCACAGCTCAGGAAGTGTGTTTTTATAGATTTTACTGGCAGAGAATGTGAAATGAGATTTGTCAAGTTTGTTATGCAAAATTCAACATTGTTACGCACCATGGCGATTTTCAGTAAGCCTGACCTAATTCATGAAGAAACACATGAAATGTTAAAAGAACTAGCCTCATGCCCAAGGAGCTCAGCAGCCTGTGAACTTCtctttatgtaa
- the LOC123922188 gene encoding F-box/FBD/LRR-repeat protein At4g26340-like, whose translation MADDRISNLPKHILCHILSFLPTEDAFATRILSKKWLPLWLSIPSLDFDQHRSTSLLPSSSSFIQFVYAAILGRPIHQPIKTLRLKGDCSNFHAKILLNAIADRKVENLQIDISNRENYFVFCKLPSTIFTIKTLVVLNLQSANFNVFPSSVHLPPLKSLHLENVRFLDSEYFVNLLNGCPILENLKIEIVAFEFNNDPC comes from the coding sequence ATGGCAGATGATAGGATTAGCAACTTACCAAAACACATTCTCTGTCACATTCTCTCATTTCTTCCCACCGAAGATGCTTTCGCCACAAGAATTCTCTCCAAGAAATGGCTACCACTCTGGCTTTCAATCCCCTCTCTCGACTTTGACCAACATCGATCCACAAGTCTTCTACCATCATCCTCTTCCTTCATCCAATTCGTATATGCAGCCATTCTTGGACGACCCATTCACCAACCTATAAAAACCCTTCGTCTCAAAGGTGACTGTTCAAATTTCCATGCTAAGATACTCTTAAACGCCATAGCAGATCGCAAAGTTGAGAATCTCCAAATTGATATTTCCAATCGAGAGAACTATTTCGTGTTCTGCAAGTTACCCTCCACTATTTTCACCATCAAAACCCTTGTTGTTCTCAACTTGCAATCTGCAAATTTCAATGTTTTTCCTTCATCTGTTCACCTTCCACCTCTCAAATCTCTGCATTTGGAGAATGTTAGGTTTTTAGATTCTGAATATTTTGTGAACCTTCTTAATGGATGTCCGAttcttgaaaatttgaaaatagagaTTGTGGCTTTTGAATTTAACAATGATccttgttag